A portion of the Naumovozyma castellii chromosome 2, complete genome genome contains these proteins:
- the RHO4 gene encoding Rho family GTPase RHO4 (ancestral locus Anc_1.215) gives MAELKMTESESKSSYEEQFTTATLTPTPKDQYPIGLSRAFDRTLSTLPSYDQMKRTNNLPDFHVKIVIVGDEGVGKTCLLISYVQREFPTGDIPTVFENYVTDFEGPDGEVVELALWDTAAQEDYNRLRPLSYTDVDILLVCYSVANPTSLKNIKRSWIPEVKHFCYKTPVILVGLKSDLYDSNENTDTLVDPKEAEQLAEKLGALAHLQCSAKTRQNVEDVFTVAIRTVLAGSLYAGKHSNTNSLLKKTLLRYSGKKKGPTPTGIKESSSTDTLDKDERTKNPKCILM, from the coding sequence ATGgcagaattgaaaatgacTGAATCGGAATCGAAAAGCAGTTACGAGGAGCAATTTACAACAGCAACACTAACACCAACGCCTAAGGACCAGTATCCCATCGGCCTGTCGAGGGCATTCGATAGAACTTTATCCACATTACCGAGTTATGatcaaatgaaaagaaCCAATAATTTACCAGATTTTCACGTGAAAATAGTTATTGTAGGTGATGAAGGTGTCGGAAAGACTTGTCTACTGATATCTTACGTCCAAAGGGAGTTCCCAACGGGTGATATACCCACTGTATTCGAGAATTATGTTACAGATTTTGAAGGACCTGACGGGGAAGTTGTTGAGTTAGCTCTATGGGATACAGCTGCGCAAGAGGACTATAATAGGTTGAGGCCGCTTTCATATACAGATGTTGATATACTTCTGGTTTGTTATTCTGTTGCTAACCCTacatctttgaagaatatcaaGAGGAGTTGGATTCCTGAAGTTAAACATTTTTGTTACAAGACGCCGGTTATATTGGTTGGCTTAAAATCAGATCTCTATGATTCCAACGAGAATACAGACACTCTTGTGGACCCAAAGGAAGCAGAACAGTTAGCTGAAAAGCTGGGTGCATTAGCTCACCTTCAATGTTCGGCCAAGACGAGGCAGAATGTAGAGGATGTGTTTACCGTTGCAATAAGAACGGTTCTAGCGGGTTCATTATATGCAGGGAAGCATTCTAATACAAACTctttattgaagaaaacacTACTAAGATATTCTGGCAAAAAGAAAGGTCCTACCCCAACTGGAATTAAGGAAAGTAGTAGTACAGATACGTTAGATAAAGACGAAAGGACTAAGAATCCCAAATGTATCTTAATGTAA